The Cellulophaga sp. L1A9 genome window below encodes:
- the purD gene encoding phosphoribosylamine--glycine ligase: MNILILGAGGREHTLAWKLKQSPKLSNLFVAPGNAGTAAIATNLNIGVNDFEAIKNAVISEKIEMVIVGPEDPLVNGVHDFFLNDATLKNIPVIGPQKAAATLEGSKDFAKEFMMRHNIPTAAYESFTAETLEKGYTFLESLTPPYVLKADGLAAGKGVVILKDLQEAKDELKAMLVDAKFGTASTTVVIEEFLDGIELSVFVLTDGKNYKVLPTAKDYKRIGEGDTGLNTGGMGAISPVPFASDAFMDKIHTQVVIPTVEGLKKDNLPYKGFIFIGLIKVNDNPKVIEYNVRLGDPETEVVIPRLKNDLVDVLQAVANQTLNEIDLQVDERTATTVMAVSGGYPEAYEKGKEITGFDLVKDATVFHAGTTLEDGKVVTSGGRVLAVTAFGADFKEALKIAYQNIEKLKFEKMNYRKDLGFDL; the protein is encoded by the coding sequence ATGAACATTCTTATTCTTGGAGCAGGCGGTCGTGAACATACCCTTGCATGGAAATTAAAACAAAGCCCAAAACTATCTAATCTTTTTGTAGCCCCAGGTAATGCTGGTACCGCTGCAATAGCTACAAACCTCAACATTGGTGTCAATGATTTTGAGGCTATTAAAAATGCGGTTATTTCAGAAAAAATAGAAATGGTCATCGTAGGGCCTGAAGATCCCTTAGTAAATGGGGTTCATGATTTTTTCTTGAACGATGCTACGTTGAAAAATATTCCCGTTATAGGCCCGCAAAAAGCAGCGGCAACCCTTGAAGGAAGTAAAGATTTTGCTAAAGAGTTTATGATGCGTCATAACATCCCTACGGCTGCTTATGAAAGTTTTACGGCTGAAACTCTTGAAAAAGGATATACTTTTTTAGAAAGCTTAACGCCTCCTTATGTCTTAAAAGCAGATGGGCTTGCAGCTGGTAAAGGTGTAGTAATTTTAAAAGATTTACAGGAAGCTAAAGACGAACTTAAAGCTATGCTAGTGGATGCAAAATTTGGTACAGCTAGCACCACTGTTGTTATAGAAGAATTCTTAGACGGTATAGAATTAAGTGTTTTTGTACTAACGGATGGTAAAAACTATAAAGTACTACCTACCGCAAAAGACTACAAACGTATTGGTGAAGGAGATACTGGACTTAATACAGGCGGTATGGGTGCTATTTCTCCTGTTCCTTTCGCTAGCGATGCCTTCATGGACAAAATACACACTCAAGTTGTTATCCCTACCGTAGAAGGTCTTAAAAAGGATAATTTACCTTATAAAGGATTTATATTTATTGGATTGATTAAGGTGAATGATAATCCTAAGGTTATTGAATACAATGTACGTTTAGGAGATCCAGAGACCGAAGTAGTTATCCCTCGTTTAAAAAATGATTTAGTAGACGTTTTACAAGCGGTTGCGAATCAAACCTTAAATGAAATAGACTTACAGGTTGATGAACGTACTGCCACAACCGTTATGGCGGTTTCAGGCGGCTATCCAGAAGCTTACGAAAAAGGAAAAGAAATTACTGGTTTCGATTTGGTTAAAGATGCCACAGTGTTTCATGCTGGTACAACTTTAGAAGATGGAAAAGTGGTAACTTCAGGTGGACGCGTATTAGCGGTAACTGCTTTCGGAGCTGATTTTAAAGAAGCTTTAAAAATCGCGTACCAAAATATCGAAAAATTGAAGTTTGAAAAGATGAATTATAGAAAAGATCTAGGATTTGACCTTTAA
- a CDS encoding UDP-glucuronic acid decarboxylase family protein, translating to MKRVLITGAAGFLGSHLCDRFIKDGYYVIGMDNLITGDLKNIEHLFPLKQFEFHHHDVCNFVHVSGELDYILHFASPASPIDYLKIPIQTLKVSSVGTLNLLGLAKQKNARILVASTSEIYGDPLVHPQNEEYYGNVSSIGPRGVYDEAKRFMESLTMAYHRYHGVDTRIVRIFNTYGPRMRLNDGRVVPAFMGQALRGEDITVFGDGSQTRSFCYIDDQVEGIYRLLMSDYSNPINIGNPHETTILEFAQEIIKLTGTQQQIIFEPLPQDDPLQRQPDITKAKEILGWEPKVERAEGLKIVYDYFKSLSPEELQKKEHRNFTSKA from the coding sequence ATGAAAAGAGTACTAATTACAGGAGCAGCAGGATTTTTAGGTTCTCATTTATGTGATCGCTTTATAAAAGACGGGTACTATGTGATTGGCATGGATAATCTAATTACGGGTGACTTAAAAAACATAGAACACCTTTTTCCCTTAAAACAATTTGAATTTCATCATCATGATGTATGCAATTTTGTACATGTTAGTGGCGAATTAGACTATATATTACATTTCGCATCGCCCGCTAGTCCAATAGATTATTTAAAGATTCCTATTCAAACACTTAAAGTAAGCTCTGTAGGAACATTAAACTTATTAGGTTTAGCAAAACAAAAAAATGCAAGAATCTTAGTTGCATCTACCTCTGAAATATATGGCGACCCGCTAGTACACCCTCAAAATGAAGAGTATTATGGCAATGTTAGCTCTATTGGTCCACGTGGCGTATATGATGAAGCCAAACGCTTTATGGAATCACTTACCATGGCCTATCACCGCTATCATGGTGTAGATACGCGTATCGTACGTATTTTTAATACCTACGGCCCTAGAATGCGATTAAATGATGGTCGTGTGGTTCCTGCATTTATGGGGCAAGCACTCCGTGGTGAAGACATTACTGTTTTCGGGGATGGTTCTCAGACACGTTCTTTCTGTTATATCGATGATCAAGTAGAAGGTATTTATCGTTTACTAATGAGTGATTATAGCAATCCTATCAATATTGGAAACCCTCATGAAACTACTATTTTAGAGTTCGCACAAGAAATCATTAAGCTTACTGGTACGCAGCAACAAATTATTTTTGAACCATTACCGCAGGATGATCCTTTACAGAGACAACCAGACATCACTAAAGCAAAAGAAATTCTAGGATGGGAACCTAAAGTAGAGCGCGCTGAAGGCCTTAAAATAGTTTACGATTATTTTAAATCCTTATCGCCTGAAGAACTTCAGAAAAAAGAACATAGGAATTTCACAAGTAAAGCTTAG
- a CDS encoding exopolysaccharide biosynthesis polyprenyl glycosylphosphotransferase codes for MVFKQNRYSNLINPISHILDILVINILGYFIFSKFNIPVYFYFYISIAWIIISVKSEFYTVYRYTKVTSILILLLRQFAVFFLALFTFIGFFKQPDISNFILIKYFFEVALIIFCLKFIVYGLLMTFRKFIKGNLRNVVVIGKNKKTDQLIGVFHDFPEYGYHFTKQFNPKEKEFELKSIFDFVIKNNINEIYCSVSELKNSELNEIISFADNNIKILKFIPDNKNIFSKKLKFEYYDYIPVLSLRDIPLHNPLNAILKRTFDIVFSIIVILGVLSWLTPILALIIRLESKGPIFFRQLRNGIDNKEFYCYKFRSMGLDNGGDKFQTVKNDMRVTRVGKFIRRTSIDELPQFYNVFFGTMSVVGPRPHMLKLSLEYEAIVDKYMLRQFVKPGITGLAQVRGYRGEIEEDSDIINRVKFDIFYVENWSLILDLKITVQTVIKAIVGDEKAI; via the coding sequence ATGGTTTTTAAACAAAATAGATATTCAAACTTAATAAATCCAATCTCACATATATTGGACATTTTAGTTATAAATATACTTGGGTACTTTATTTTTTCAAAATTTAATATACCAGTATATTTCTATTTTTACATATCAATAGCATGGATAATTATATCAGTAAAAAGTGAATTTTATACAGTTTATCGTTATACAAAAGTCACCTCAATTTTAATTTTACTATTACGCCAATTTGCAGTATTTTTTTTAGCACTATTTACATTTATAGGTTTTTTCAAACAGCCAGATATTAGTAATTTTATTCTAATAAAATATTTCTTTGAGGTGGCTTTAATTATTTTTTGTCTAAAATTCATTGTTTATGGCTTACTGATGACCTTTAGAAAGTTCATTAAAGGAAATTTACGAAATGTTGTTGTTATAGGAAAAAATAAGAAAACGGATCAATTAATTGGCGTATTTCATGATTTTCCAGAATATGGATATCATTTTACAAAACAATTTAATCCAAAAGAAAAAGAGTTTGAATTAAAATCTATTTTTGATTTTGTAATCAAAAATAATATTAATGAAATTTACTGTTCAGTATCAGAACTAAAAAATTCAGAATTAAATGAAATTATAAGTTTTGCGGATAATAATATTAAAATTTTAAAATTTATACCTGATAATAAAAATATCTTTTCCAAAAAATTAAAATTTGAATATTACGATTATATTCCCGTACTTTCTTTAAGAGATATTCCATTACACAACCCATTAAACGCTATACTGAAAAGAACTTTTGATATCGTATTCTCAATAATTGTAATTCTTGGGGTATTATCTTGGTTGACTCCCATATTAGCATTAATCATACGTTTAGAGTCTAAAGGACCTATATTTTTCAGACAACTTAGAAATGGAATTGATAATAAAGAATTTTATTGTTATAAGTTTCGTTCTATGGGCCTAGACAACGGGGGTGACAAATTTCAGACAGTAAAGAACGATATGCGTGTTACACGAGTTGGAAAATTCATAAGAAGAACAAGTATTGACGAGTTACCACAATTTTACAATGTCTTCTTTGGAACAATGTCCGTAGTAGGTCCTAGACCGCATATGCTTAAATTATCCCTTGAATATGAGGCTATCGTTGATAAATACATGTTACGCCAATTTGTAAAACCTGGTATTACAGGATTAGCGCAGGTAAGAGGATATCGAGGAGAGATTGAAGAAGATTCAGATATTATTAATCGCGTAAAATTTGATATTTTTTATGTCGAAAATTGGTCTTTAATTTTAGATTTAAAAATTACAGTTCAGACAGTTATAAAAGCAATTGTTGGCGACGAAAAAGCAATATAG
- a CDS encoding glycosyltransferase, whose product MEYNLTISVVLFNTDLEEINNVIRTVLASKLKVKLFFVDNSPNRSLENHIRQNESLEYIYSNQNVGFGAGHNLAISKTKDISEFHLVLNADVTFEASILEECYNYMKVNQNTGLLAPKILNPDGTIQYSVKLLPSPLNLIIRRFIPIKSLKKKMDYNYEFHFFDFNEVIEIPYAMGCFLFINTKIFEMVNGFDERFFMYPEDIDLTRRIAEHSKAIFYPKVTIIHKHGRGSYKNRKLLYYHITSMIKYFNKWGWIFDKGRKAINKKTLSQFDLQFTKNK is encoded by the coding sequence AGTTCTATTCAATACTGATCTCGAAGAAATCAATAATGTTATTAGGACAGTTTTAGCTTCTAAACTAAAGGTTAAACTATTTTTTGTGGACAACTCTCCAAATAGAAGTCTAGAAAACCATATTAGACAAAATGAAAGTTTAGAGTATATATATTCAAACCAAAATGTAGGTTTTGGAGCTGGTCATAACTTAGCCATATCAAAGACTAAAGATATTTCAGAATTTCATTTAGTATTAAATGCAGATGTGACTTTTGAAGCAAGCATTTTAGAGGAATGCTATAACTACATGAAGGTTAATCAAAACACTGGCTTACTTGCTCCGAAAATACTAAATCCAGATGGAACAATACAATATTCTGTTAAATTGCTCCCTAGCCCTTTAAACCTAATTATAAGAAGATTTATTCCTATAAAATCTTTAAAGAAAAAGATGGATTATAATTATGAATTCCATTTTTTTGATTTTAATGAAGTTATAGAAATTCCTTATGCTATGGGTTGCTTTCTCTTCATAAACACAAAAATATTTGAAATGGTTAATGGATTTGATGAACGATTTTTTATGTATCCAGAAGATATAGACCTCACCAGACGCATAGCCGAACACTCAAAAGCTATCTTTTACCCTAAAGTAACTATAATTCATAAACATGGTAGAGGTTCTTATAAAAACAGAAAATTACTATATTACCATATAACGTCTATGATAAAATACTTTAATAAATGGGGCTGGATCTTTGATAAAGGCAGAAAAGCAATAAATAAAAAGACACTTTCTCAATTTGATTTACAATTTACAAAAAACAAATAA